Within Anaerolineae bacterium, the genomic segment CCTGCCTCTCCTGCTCCACCCACGCCGTGGGGCAGATGCCCATGGTGGTCGAGCTGTACGACGCGGACGGCCGACTGCTGGATGTCCTGCGGCGCGATTGACCGTAACGCACCGCCTTCCATTTCCATCTTACGTTGTGCCAGGGGCGAGCCGGCGGCTCGCCCCTGTTGCTGGTCAGCCTTCCCGACGCGGATGACAGCCCCTCGGGAAGTAACTGTCACTGAGAGCATGGGATGGCAGGCGAATTGCGCGATCATGCGTTCCATTGTATAAACCGGACAATCTGATAGGGAGCACTGCGCCGGCATGAACCCACGACGAGCGCTGGTCATTGGATTCGGGAACGTGTACCGCCGCGATGACGGCGTCGGCCTGGCGGTGGTCAACGCCCTGCGCCGGCAGTTGGGCCAGCCCGAACTGCCGGCCGGCGAGGACGGCATAGACGCCCTGCGCGACAGCACAGAGCACATTGACAGCATCGCCCTGCATCAGCTCCTCCCGGAGCTGGCGGAACTGCTCTCCCCATATGAGCGGGTCATCTTCGTCGACGCGCATGTGGAAGCACTGCCCCAGCCCATCCTGGAGGAGCCGCTGGAGGCCTGCTTTAAGCCGGCCACGGTCTCGCACATCCTGCACCCCTGCGCCCTGCTGGCCCTGGCGGAGCAGATGCACGGCCGCGCACCGCAGGGCGTCCTGCTCTCCCTGCGCGGGCACGACTTTGATTTCGGCGAGGGGCTTTCGCCGGCCACCCAGGCGCTGGTGCCGGCGGCCGTCGCCCGGATTCTGGAGCTGGCAGGAGAAGACAGGGCTGACCATGCATGAACTGCCGGTGACGGAAGGCATCCTGCGCATAGCCATCGAGCACGCGCAAAAGGCTGGCGCCAGCCGCATCACCGATATCCATCTGGTCATCGGTGACCTGGCCGGCTTTGTGGATGATTCCATCCAGTTCTATTTCGATATACTGACGCCGGGCACCCTGGCCGAAGGGGCCAAACTGCACTTCCACCGCGTGGCGACCCGACTGCGCTGTTGGGAATGCGGCCATGAGTTCTCTCCCCAGGAGCGGGATTGGACCTGTCCGCAGTGCGGCGCTACCGGCGGCGAGGTGCTGGCCGGCAAGGAATTTTACGTGGAAAGCATCGAGATCGAATGAGCCGGCGAGGCTCATGGGAGGTCCATATATGGAGCGAAAGCAGATCCCGGTAGTGGAACGGATATTGAGCGCCAACGACCGTGTGGCGGCGGACAACCGGGCGCGCCTGCAAGGGCACGGTATCACAACAGTCAACATCATGTCCTCGCCGGGCGCCGGCAAGACCACCCTGCTCCTGGCCACCATCCGCGCCCTGGGCGGGACCTGCAGGATCGGCGTCATCGAAGGGGACGTGGCCTCCCAGGTGGACGCCGACAAAATCGCCCAGGCCGGCGTGCCTGTGGTGCAGATCAACACCGGCGGCGGCTGTCACCTGGACGCGACCATGGTCCAGCAGGCGCTGGAGGCCCTGCCGCTGGACGAGATTCAGCTCCTGTTCATCGAGAACGTGGGCAACCTGATCTGCCCGGCCGGCTTCGACCTGGGGCAGGACTACAACGTCGCCCTGCTGAGCGTACCGGAAGGCCACGACAAGCCGTACAAATACCCTGGCATGTTCGAGTTCGTGGACCTGGTGCTGGCCACCAAGACCGACCTGATGCCCTACATGGACTTTGACCTGGCGGAGTTCCGCCGGCTGGTGCAGGGGCTGAACCCCCGCGCGCCGGTCATCCCCCTCTCGGCGCGCACAGGTGAGGGGATGGAGGCCTGGCTGGAATGGCTGAGAGCGGCAGTGAAGGGAAAATAAGCCTGGCCGTCGCGCCGCGGGAAGCGCGTGCCATTCGCGTCGCCGGCATTGTGCAGGGAGTGGGCTTCCGCCCCTTCGTGTATAACCTGGCGCGGGAGATGGGCCTGGCCGGCTGGGTGCTCAACCATTCCGGCGGGGTGGACATCGTGGTGGAAGGGCCGGCGGAGCAGTTGGACCGCTTCGTGCAGGAGCTTCAGCGCCGGCGGCCCCCGCTGGCCTACATCGTCTCCCTCCAGGTACAGCCCACCGCGGTGCAGGGCTATGCGGATTTCACCATTCGCGCCTCCGAACAGGTGGCCGGCCAGTACCTGCTCATCTCGCCGGATGTAGCTACCTGCCCGGACTGCCTGCGGGAGCTTTTCGACCCGGCCGACCGCCGCTACCGCTATCCCTTCATCAACTGCACCAACTGCGGCCCCCGCTTCACCATCATCGCCGACATCCCGTACGACCGGGCCAACACCACCATGCGCGTCTTCCCCATGTGCCCGGACTGCCAGCGGGAATATGATGACCCGACGAACCGGCGCTTTCACGCTCAGCCCAACGCCTGCCCGGTCTGCGGGCCGCATATCTGGCTGACGGACCCCGCCGGCCGGCCCCTCGCCGCCGGCCCCGACCATGCGGACACCGAGGCCGTCCTGGCCGCCGCCAAGGAGCTCCTGCTGGCCGGCCGCATCCTGGCCATCAAGGGGCTGGGTGGGTTCCACCTGGCCTGCGACGCCACCAACCCGGAGGCGGTGGAGCTCTTACGTCAGCGCAAGCGCCGGCCGGCCAAACCCTTCGCCGTCATGATGGCAAACCTGGAAGAGGTGCGCCGGCACTGCCGGCTGACGCCGGCGGAAGAGGCGCTGATGACCTCCCCGCAGTGCCCCATCGTCCTGCTGGAGCGGCTGGAAGGCTCGGATGTGGCACCGGGCGTGGCGCCCGGCCACCGCACCCTGGGCGTGATGCTTCCGTACACCCCTCTGCA encodes:
- a CDS encoding hydrogenase maturation protease; this translates as MNPRRALVIGFGNVYRRDDGVGLAVVNALRRQLGQPELPAGEDGIDALRDSTEHIDSIALHQLLPELAELLSPYERVIFVDAHVEALPQPILEEPLEACFKPATVSHILHPCALLALAEQMHGRAPQGVLLSLRGHDFDFGEGLSPATQALVPAAVARILELAGEDRADHA
- the hypA gene encoding hydrogenase maturation nickel metallochaperone HypA, coding for MHELPVTEGILRIAIEHAQKAGASRITDIHLVIGDLAGFVDDSIQFYFDILTPGTLAEGAKLHFHRVATRLRCWECGHEFSPQERDWTCPQCGATGGEVLAGKEFYVESIEIE
- the hypB gene encoding hydrogenase nickel incorporation protein HypB, which encodes MERKQIPVVERILSANDRVAADNRARLQGHGITTVNIMSSPGAGKTTLLLATIRALGGTCRIGVIEGDVASQVDADKIAQAGVPVVQINTGGGCHLDATMVQQALEALPLDEIQLLFIENVGNLICPAGFDLGQDYNVALLSVPEGHDKPYKYPGMFEFVDLVLATKTDLMPYMDFDLAEFRRLVQGLNPRAPVIPLSARTGEGMEAWLEWLRAAVKGK